The uncultured Mailhella sp. genome segment CGCATGACGCCGTCCGCCGCGCGCAGCCCGAAGGCGCTGCCGCCGGCAAGCAGCACGGCGTGAATGCGTTCGCAGGCGGCCACGGGGGAGAGCAGCTCCGTTTCGCGGGACGCAGGGCCGCCGCCGCGAACGTCGAGTCCCGCAGCCATGTCGGTTTCGGCAAGCACAACGGTGCAGCCCGTCATGCCTCTCTTATCCTGAGCGTGTCCGATAAAAAATCCGGGAATGTCGCTCAGCGGTATTTCCGTCAGAAAAGATTTCATGAGTTCTCCTTGAACCGTGTTCGACGTGTCGGAAAAGGGTCTGCGGGTATCGTTGCGGGTAAATGGGAGGCGTCAGTCGAGTCGTTATCCTAAAAGGCGCGTGATGGCTTTACTGAAGGCTCTTGCAGCGGCTTTATGTTTCGAAGCAGTTCGACAGCTTGCCGAATTGAGCCTGCGAGTCGGACGTGAGCAGTTTTTCCGCAGAGTTGCGTATCAGACGAATTTTTGCTGCTGGTTGGGTCTTTGCTTTTCCGCAGGGATGGGAGGGAGCATTTGACGTGGAGCAGACTTTCCGATATTTGCGGGCACGCTTTTTCCCTTCTCCTGCAGAGGGCGCGTTGCCCGCGCTCCTGCCTTTGCGGCAAGAGGTCGGCGGCTCATGCAGAGTTCACTCGCGGACCATCAGATACATGCCGATCAGCACCACGTAGCGCAGCAGCTTGCCCGTAAAGGTGATGGGCAGAAAAGAGCGGAAGGGTTCCCGGAGAACGCCCGCCGCCACGGTAAGTGCGTCGCCGACGAGCGGCAGCCAGCTCATGAGCAGAGACCAGCGTCCATATTTGTGATACCAGGCCTCGGCGCGGAGAAGGGCGGATTCCTTCACGGGAAACCAGCGTTTGTTCCTGAGCCTCTGGGCAAAAAGGCCCAGCAGCCAGTTGACCGCCGCGCCGAGCGTGTTGCCCGTGGCGGCCGTGGCCACAAGAAGCCAG includes the following:
- a CDS encoding YqaA family protein translates to MTEYLLMFFVAFISATLLPAQSEALLVALVAEGSHSPWLLVATAATGNTLGAAVNWLLGLFAQRLRNKRWFPVKESALLRAEAWYHKYGRWSLLMSWLPLVGDALTVAAGVLREPFRSFLPITFTGKLLRYVVLIGMYLMVRE